Genomic segment of Bacteroidales bacterium:
TATCATGGGGCCTTCAGGCTGCGGTAAATCTACCTTACTAAACCTGTTGGGCTTACTTGATAATCCGTCTTCTGGCGAATATTATTTCCTTGACAAGGAAGTAGCCGGGTTCTCAGAAAAGCAGCGCGCCAACCTGCGCAAACAGAATATTGGTTTCGTATTTCAGAACTTTAATCTGATTGACGAACTCAATGTATTTGAAAATATTGAACTTCCGTTGATTTACCTTGGCTATAACGGCGCTGAGCGCAGAAAGCGGGTTGAAGAAGTGTTGGAACAAATGCAGATTTCGCATCGAAAAAAGCATTTTCCTCTTCAGCTTTCCGGAGGTCAGCAGCAACGGGTAGCCGTATGCCGGGCCGTTATCGCAAAACCCCATTTGATCCTTGCCGATGAGCCAACAGGTAACCTTGATTCAGCACATGGTGAAGAAGTGATGAACCTGCTTTCGGATCTAAACCAAAGTGGCACCACCATTATTATGGTAACCCACTCGCAGCGTGATGCAGGATACAGCAATCGGATCATTCGCTTGTTCGACGGACAAATCATCAATGAAAACATCAAGGCAGTCAACACTGCACAGGTTGTTATTTGAAACACAGGAAATTGCAATTGTAACTGTTCCGGGTTCAAAGTTCAAAGTTTCAGGTTCCGATACTGCATCACTGTATCACTGCATCACAAACATAAACAATGCTCAAAAACTTCATCCTTACTTCTCTCCGCAGCATGCTTCGCCATAAGGGCTTCTCATTTATCAATATAGCAGGATTGGCTATTGGCCTGGCAGCCTGTATCATCATTTTGCTTTTTATTGTTGATGAACTTAGTTACGATAAATTTCATAAAAAAGCCGACCGGATTTACCGGATCACTGTTCATGGTGTTTTTGGCAGCAACGAATTCAATAGTACCTATACACCCGCACCATTGGCAAAAGCGATGATTGATGACTTTCCCGAAATCGAAAATATTACCAGACTAATGCTACGGCCACAGCGCTCAGTTCGGGTCAATAATGATAAAACCTTTATTGAAGACCGTTTTTTCTATGCAGATTCAAGTTTTTTCGAAATATTCAGTTTTACACTAATTGCCGGCGATCCCACAAAAGTATTATCAGAACCGGGCAACATTGTGCTTACCGAATCAACTGCCAGACGGTATTTCGGCGATGAAGACCCAATAGGAAAAACAATTGTTGAGGACAACAGGTTTAATTACATTGTAAGAGGTATTGTCAGGGATGTACCCGGGAACTCACATTTTAAATTCAATGTGCTTGCTTCATTCACCACGCTGCCATGGTATGCCAATCCCAGCTGGTTTAATCAAAGCGCGCAAACATACATCCAGCTAAAAGAAAACGCCAGCCTCACAACAATAAGCGAAAAGCTTAATCCTTTTCTGTATAATCAGATTGGAGAGCAGTTGAGGCAGTTCATGGGCATAACCCTGGAAGAGTTTGCTGAGTCGGGGCAAAGCTACGGCTATGATTTACAATCTATTCGTGATATTCATCTGCGCTCAAAACTTGATGGTGAGTACGAAGCAAATGGAAGCATCACATATGTTTACCTGTTTGCGCTCATTGCACTTTTTATTTTATTGATTGCTTGTATCAACTTCATGAACTTATCCACGGCCCGTTCAGCAAACAGGGCAAAGGAAGTTGGTGTTCGCAAGGTATTGGGCTCCAACCGCAGCCATCTGATCAGGCAATTTCTCATGGAAGCCTTTTTGTATTGTACCCTGGCCATGATCATTGCCATGTTGCTGATAGAAATCAGTCTTCCGTTTTTTAATCAGATTGCCCAGAAACAACTTTCTCTTAACATTCAGCATGAGTGTTACATAATACTGATTATTCCCGGTTTTATTGTAATAACAAGTTTGCTCGCCGGCAGCTACCCGGCATTCTATCTTTCAGCCTTTCATCCTCTGCAGGTTATCAAGGGGCAATTGGTAAAAGGCATGACCAAAAGCCGGTTCCGGAGCCTGCTTGTATTGTTTCAGTACAGCGTTTCGATTGTTTTACTTATTGCTACATTTATTATTTTCAAGCAGTTGCAGTTTATTCAAAATAAGAACATGGGCTACGAAAAGGAGAATGTTATAGTAGTAAAACGTGTAAATGGTTTAGGACAAGGGATGCCGGTTTTTAAAAACAATATTTTGCAAAATCCAGATATAAAAAATGCAAGCTATTCCATTGATTTACCAGGCGATGATTTTAGCTCAAACAGTATGGGTGTAACCGGCCGTCCGCTGGATGAAGTAAACATTGTAATGATAATGTATGCTGATTATGATTTCATTGAAACTCTTGGGATGCATATGGAGGAAGGGTACTGGTTCAGGCGTGGCTACTCAAGTGATTCTGCAGCAGTAGTAATTAATAAAACTGCCATGCGCAGGTTGGGGATCAATGACTTTGAGAAGGATAGGCTCATACGGCATGCAACCCCCCCTGATGAGCACTCTGTTGACCGTATCATCGGGGTGGTTGAAGATTTTCATTTTGAATCTTTGCATCGCGCAATCCGGCCTATGGCGCTCTACCTGCTTCCTGAAGGAAACTGGGCCAATCGGCTGTCAGTCAGAGTTCAGCAGAACCGTGTCCAGGAAACTATTCTTTATCTTGAAGAGCAATGGATTGCTATGGAATCAGGGCAACCGTTTGAATATAGTTTGTTGGATAGCTCACTTGAGAAGTTTTATAAAAATGATGAGCAAACAAGAATCATTTATACAATATTCAGTATCCTTGCTTTACTTGTTGCTTCGCTGGGGTTGCTCGGCCTGGCGGCTTTCACCACTGAGAACCGGACAAAGGAAATTGGAATTCGTAAAGCGCACGGTGCTTCAGTTGGCAGCATTGTAATGATGCTATCGAAGGAGTTTACCCGCTGGGTATTGCTGGCGAATATTATTGCATGGCCTGTGGCTTATCTGCTAATGGATAACTGGCTGAACAATTTTGCTTTCCGGATTGCCATTCCGTGGTGGAGTTTCATTATGGCAGGTTTGCTTGCATTGCTTATCGCTATCATCACCGTGAGCTCCATTGCATTCAAAGCCGCCAATGCCAACCCTGTGGAGGCGTTGAAGTATGAGTAAATGAGCTCTGAAAATAAATAGAACTTTTGCTCTTAGTGGTGATGATTATTACTCATACTGAGTCCGTTTTCCTGGCACTCTAACGATTCAGGTATCATCAAAAACCTCATAAATCAGCCTGTGTTAGATGTTAATACGCCGGGAAAATTAGCCTGAAAGATTACCTTCTAGAGTTTCGAAAGGTAGGGGCGATTACAATAAAATCAAAGAACAATAGAGTAATCAATTAATAATCAGGTGGTTTTAAGTGCCTGCTACTGATTTCGTTTTGATGTAGAAAAGCCCTCTTTTGGTTGTATATTTGCGGAACTCATAATAAATTTTACTGGCAGACTCCTTTACTACGTTCCTTTCAAAGATGGCTTAAGATAGAGGTTACATCTCTTACTTTTTAAAGCAGGCGCATACATGAGGCAATGAGATCAAAACAAACATGCGCCTGGCTACATCCTTTTCTGCGACTTCCTTTTTAATCAGCCATATCGTTTACTAAACTTAACACGGTTTTAAAATAATCGCATTTACTCGTCCGATTTACCAATAAACGATATATACCTATCATTAATCAAAGAAAAGGAACGTTATGAAAAAGTTTTTACTTCTTATCTTCAGCATGCTGGCAATGACTGCCGGCATCCTGGCACAGGAGCCTGCAAGTACCCTCCTACGGGAATCTGGTCGTGGCTCAATTATTTATGTTAACGATGATGCCGGTGTCCCCAATAACGGAACAAGCTGGGCGAATGCCTACACCTCGTTCCAGTCGGCGCTGGATGTTGCAGCAGAAGGCGACCAGGTGTGGGTGGCAGCCGGTACCTACAATCCAAGTTATTTTTATGGTCTCACAAATGAACCCCGTTTTTATCACTTCTGTATGATCGAAGGTGTGGCCATTTATGGCGGCTTTGCAGGAACGGAAACGGATGTAAGCCAGCGAACCGATTTTGGTATGGGAGGCGCCAACGAAACCATCCTGAGTGGTGACCTGAACGGGAATGACGTGGTAACCGGTTCGGGCGCCACCCTTTCCATCACAAACAACAGCGAAAACTGTTACCATGTATTCTATCATCCGGACGGATATGTACTTACAAACACTGCCTTGCTGGATGGGTTTACCATCAAAGGCGGCAATGCGAATGTAAGCGGTCCGCATGACAGGGCGGGTGGGATGTATAGCTATAATTCAGCACCGATAATCACCAATGTTACATTCCTGAATAATGCCGCAAAGTATGGAGGCGGGATGTGGATTTATCAGAATGCACCAACCCTGACCAATGTTACATTCCTGTCGAATTACGCAACTAATAATTGTGGCGGATTGTTTAATCAGAGTACTTCAAATCAATCCATAACCGGTGCTATATTCCAGTCGAATTACTCCTTAGAACGTGGTGGCGGGATGGTCAATAATAATTCTTCACCAACCATTACCAACATTGTATTCCGGATGAATTACGCAGGAATTGATGGAGGTGGGATGTATAATTATTCTTCTTCTTCTCCAACCATCACCAATGCTGTATTTTTATCCAATTCATCAAACTACGGCGGAGCTCTGTATAGCTATGATTATTCCCACCCTGTCGTTACCAACGCTACATTCTCGAAGAACAACGCAGGCATAAGGGGTGGCGGGATATACATCTGGAGTAATGGTTCAGCCACCTTCAACAACTGCATTATCTGGGGAAATACAACCACCCCGGGGATTAATGGTCAGCAGATATGCGTGGATGGGGGAACAACCACCCTGAACTATTGTTGCTATGCGAATGGAACGAATGATGTTAAATTGTTAAACAACGGTACATTAACGGCGACCAATAATATTATCACCAAAAACCCAAACTTCATTGACCCGGCAAGTGATTTCAGGATACTCGGCAATTCTCCCTGTGTGGATGCAGGCAGCAACGGCTATAACTCCGAAACTTATGACATTCGCGGCGAGGCCCGCATCCAGAACGACACAATAGACATGGGCGCATACGAATGGACAGCGGGCCTGGACCCGGCTGTTCAGATCTTTTATGTTAACGACGATGCACCCGGCAGCAACGACGGAACCAGTTGGACCGATGCCTTCACCTCATTCCAGTCGGCCCTGGATGTGGCCACAAGCGGCCACCAAATATGGGTGGCAGCCGGAACCTACAAGCCGAGTTATGATTACGGATTAAATATTGCACCCCCGGATACCGCAAGAGGTTATCACTTCCGCATGATCGAAGGTGTTGAAATCTATGGCGGCTTTGCCGGAAACGAAACCGCCGTTAGCCAGCGAACCGACTTTGGTGTGGGAGGTGCCAACGAGACCATCCTGAGCGGAGATATTGGAACTGTGGGTGTGAATACAGACAACTGCTACCATGTATTCTACCATCCGTATGGTTTGAACTTAACAAGCGCTGTTATATTAGACGGGTTTACCATCACAGGGGGGAATGCTAATGGAAGTTATCCTCATTTCAAAGGCGGCGGGATGTATAATAATTATTCTTCTCCAACCATCACCAATGCTACATTCTCTTTGAATTCCGGTAAGGATGGTGGCGGGATGTTTAATTCTGATTCTTCTCCAACCATCACCAATGTTACATTTCAATCGAATAACAGCTCCGGGTCCGAGACCGGAAAAGGCGGCGGGCTTTCAAATCAATATTCTTCCCCAACCCTCACCAATGTTATCTTCCAGTCAAATTTCTCAGGATGGGGGGGCGGGATGTATATTGATGGTTCTGCACCCACCCTTATCAATACTACTTTCCTGTCGAATTCTGCCACCTATGGCGGAGGAATGTATAGCAAGGCTTTTTCTTCAGTAACGCTCAACAACTGCATCGTCTGGGGCAACACCGCTGACGTGAGCGGTAAGCAGTTTTACCTGGAAAATGCAATCAACACCCTGAATTATTCCTGCTATTCAAACGGCACGGGAGATGTTTTTACCATCAACAGTGCTTTTACGGCAACCAATAATAATATCACCAAAAACCCAAAATTCATTGATCCCGCAGATGATTTCAGAATCCATGGCAATTCGCCCTGTGTGAATACAGGCAACAACGATTATAATTCTGAAACTTATGACATCCGTGGCGAAGCCCGCATCCAGGGTGACACCATCGACATGGGTGCTTACGAATGGACAGCGGGTATAGACGCGGCAACGGATACCGTGTATATAAGCGCTGGTGCAACTGGCAGCAACACAGGGACAGACTGGGCCAATGCATTTACCTCCTTCCAGTCGGCCCTGGACATTGCCGCCAGCGGCGACCAGATATGGGTGGCAACCGGAACCTATTACCCAAGTTACGATTATGGTTTGGATATTGGAGAAAGAGGTAAGCACTTTCGTATGATCGAAGGTGTGGAAATCTATGGTGGCTTTGCAGGAATGGAAGATTCCATCAGCCAGCGCACCGACTTTGGTATGGGAGGCGCCAACGAGACATTCCTGAGCGGGGATATCGGAACCGTGGGTGTGGTTACCGACAACTGCTACCATATTTTCTACCACCCGGAGGGTTTGAACTTAACGGGCGTTGCTATATTAGACGGGTTTACGATAACAGAGGGGAATGCTAATGGAAGTAATCCTCATAACAATGGGGGCGGAATGCATAATTATAATTCTTCTCCAACCATCACCAATGCCACATTTTCATCAAATTCTGCGTTACGCGGCGGCGGGATGTTTAATGATGCTTCTTCTCCAACCATCACCAATGCTACATTCTCTTTGAATTCCGCATATTTTCATGGCGGCGGGATGTATAATAATTTTTCTTCTCCAACCATCACCAATGCTACATTCTCTTTGAATTCCGCAGATTATTCTGGCGGTGGGATGTCTAATAATTGGTATTCTTCTCCAACCATCACCAATGCTACATTCTCTTTGAATTCTGCAGATTATGATAATGGCGGTGGGATGCATAATTTTTATTCTTCTCCATCCATCACAAATACTACATTTTCATTGAATTCCGCATCAATTGGCGGAGGAATGAGTAATCATAGCTCTTCATCTCCAACCATCATAAATGCTACATTTTCATTGAATTACGCAGACAGCCTGGGTGGCGGGATCTATAATTATTATGCTTCTCCTACCTTCAACAATTGCATCATCTGGGGAAATATAACCACACAGGGGGTAGATGGACAGCAATTTTGCCTGGAGGGGGGAACTACAACCATGAATTATTCCTGCTTTGCAAATGGCGCTGAAGATGTGAATGTAATGAGTGGTACTTTTGTTGATTCCAATAGTAACATCACCACCAACCCGAAATTTGTAGATCCCGCAGATGATTTCAGAATCCACGGCAACTCTCCCTGTGTGAATACAGGCTTTAATGACTATTTTACTTTAGTTGATAGTGTGGACATCCGTGGCGAAGCCCGCATCCAGGACAACACCATTGATATGGGAGCCTACGAATATACATCGGGCCTGGATCCGGCTGTCCAAATCTTTTATGTTAACGACACTGCTACCGGCAGCAACACTGGGGCAAACTGGGCCAACGCCTTTACCTCTTTCCAGTCGGCGCTGGATCTCGCTGCTCCCGATGATCAGATATGGGTGGCAGCCGGCACCTATGAACCGGATTACGATTATGGTTTGGGTATTGGAGAAAGAGGTTATCATTTTCGCATGATCGAAGGGGTGGCTATTTACGGCGGTTTTGCAGGAACTGAAGATTCCATCAGCCAGCGCACCGACTTCGGCATAAATGGCGACAATGAGACCATCCTGAGCGGGGATATCGGAATTGCAGGCGATAGTACCGACAACTGCTACCATGTTTTCTACCACCCGCAAGGTTTGAATCTAACCGGCGCTGCTATGTTAGACGGGTTTACCATCACAGGAGGGAACGCGGATGGTGTTGATTCCCATGGCCGCGGCGGCGGGATGATGAATGATGGGCCATGTTCTCCCACCATTACCAATGTTTCATTCAGGTCGAATGCTGCTGCCAGCGGCGGCGGGATGTTCAACAGTGATTCCGATCCGTACCTTACCAATGTGATCTTCCTTTTGAACACCGCGGTTGAGTCGGGTGGCGGTATCTATAATGATGTGTCTTCTCCGTCAATCACCAATGTTACATTCTCGATGAATGCAGCCGGTAACCAGGGCGGCGGTATCTATAATTTAAATTCTTCTCCTTCCCTCTTCAACTCCATTGTTTGGGGAAACACGGCTTCCGCCGGCAGTCAACTCTACATGGACGGAGGAAGCACCACCCTGAACTATTGCTGCTATGCCAACGGCGCCGGGGATACAACTGCTGTAAACTCCGCTGTTTTTACAGTCACAAACAACAATATCACCGACGATCCGAAATTTGTAAATCCTGCAAGTGATCTGAGGCCATTCGCCACCTCACCCTGTGTGAATGCAGGAAACAACGACTATAATTTCGCGAGTACCGACATACGCGGTGAAACCCGGATCCAGGGTACCACCATTGATATGGGCGCTTACGAATGGATCACGGGAACAGATCCCTACGGCATTTATTATGTAAAGCACGATGCGGCTGGCAGCAATAACGGATCAGGCTGGGACGATGCCTTCACCTCAATTCAGTCGGCGCTGGATATTTCAGTCGGCGGCGACCAGGTGTGGGTAGCAGCCGGAACCTACACACCAAGTTACGATTATGATTTGGGTATTGGAGAAAGAGGCAAGCACTTCCGCATGATCGAAGGTGCGGCTATATACGGTGGCTTTGCAGGAACGGAAGATTCCGTCAGCCAGCGAACCGACTTTGGCCCGGGTGGCGCTTATGAAACCATCCTGAGCGGGGATCTCGGAATTGTAGGTGATCATACCGACAACTGCTATCATGTATTCTACCACCCGGAAGGTCTTAATTTAACCGGCGCTGCCAGGTTAGACGGGTTTACGATCAATGGGGGCCATGCAGATGGAAGTCCTCCTCATGATGTTGGCGGCGGGATGTCCAATTGGTCTTCTTCTCCGGCCATCACCTATGCTACATTTGCATTGAATTCCGCGTCTCAATACGGCGGCGGCATCTTTAATTCTTCTTCTTCTCCAACCATCACCAATGCCACATTTTCATCAAATTCTGCATCAAACAAAGGCGGCGGGATTTACTGTCAGGCATCTTCATTCCCAACCCTAAACAACAGCATCGTCTGGAACAACGCTGCTGAAAGCGGTAAACAGTTTTACCTGGATAGTGCAACCATCACCCTGAACTATTCCTGCTATGCAAACGGATCGAATGATGTTACCCTTTCAAACGGCGGTACATTAACAGCAGCCAATAATAATACTACCGATAATCCTAAGCTTGACGCAGATCTTAACCTTACCTGGACAAATTTTCCCGTAGATGATGCAACCAAATCTCCCTGTATTAACACCGGTGATCCGCTTGATTGGATAAATAACCCCAACCACCGCGACCCCGACCAGTCGATGATGGATATGGGGGCAAAGCATTATCACCAGGAACCAGCGCTTTATTTTTATGATGAAATATCTTGCGACAATCCACCGGAACAATATAATACAGATTGCTATAACCACAATTTCGGTGAGAAATATGTAAACACTTCATCAACACATCGTTGGTTTAACATCGTGAACCGGGTTGATAAATTTACCAATATTGAATTTGTTTTCACCGGAAGTCATCCGTCAGATTTTAAGCTTAATTCTGCCAATGATACAATTTTAGGTACTTTGCAAGGTTATTTTCCGGTATTACCCTACTTTCAACCAACCGGAACAGGGCCTCGTGCATCTACTTTACAGGTAGTATCGGATGGAGTTATCGTAAAGGAAGTTTTTTTAAGTGGTTACGGAAAAGGATCCGGTAATATTGAAGGCTATGTGTATGCTCCGGGTGGTGAAATCCCTGTTTCAGGAGTGAATATAACCGTATTCAGAGAAGAATTCTATCAGGGCAACTTAGAGGATACGATCTCATTTTATGCTAATACCAACCTGAACGGGAGATATTATATAGCCAATGTTGGTTTTGGGTCTGATTTTAGATTTACTGTAACACCTTACCACATGACCGATGGTATTGAGCATGATTTTGACCCGGAATATTATGACGATATTATCATTGAAAACGAGAATGTAACTTATCCGGTACCTGATTTTATTAATACATCAGTATTCCCTTTTGCAGGATTTGTTTTTTATCAGGGAACGCAATGCCCGGTTGAAGATGTAATAATCAGTGTAAATGGTATAAACACAACCCCAACCAATGAAGAGGGAGCTTACCAATTGACTTTACCCATTGGCAATCACACCATCTCTCTTTCAAAACCCGGACATACCTTTAACCCGCCAGATACAACAATATATGTAACATCACCCCTGGCAAACATCAATTTTGAAGATGAATACACCCATCACCTGCATGGTTTTATTGGTGGTGCATGCGAAATACCATTAACACTGGACTCCGCTCAAAAAATTGAGCTTAATGTTCATCACGTTTTGGAATGTATGGCAGACATGACCATCGAGCTCCCCTTAATAGGTGATAGTGCCGGGTTTTACGTCATCGAGCTGCCGCCGGGCAACTACCAACTCAGTATTGATGAGAATTTTTATACAGAAGATTTCCCGACGGTTCCATTAAACTATTCTGCTGTTGAAGTTGATCTGTCAGAGAATGACACATTGAAGCACGACATCATTTTTCTTACTGAGCCTGTAATAAATGTTTCATGGCCGGACAACGAATCGGATACCATTGTTTATTACCTGGATGACATACCTGTTTTGCACCAGATCAATAAATATACTGCTATTGTTGATGTTTACCGCCCATATGTGAACGGCACATGCCCTGTACCACCGGGCGATACCCTACAAGTGTATGACGGCATCAGTGATGCGAAAGGCTGGAAAGACCTCATTATATCCGATACAACAAAATATGTTTTTTATGCCGGCATGCCCAACATTATAGCAGGAGGCAGCAATCCCCACCAGAAAAAGCTGCAATTCCAGTATGTGTATGATCAGGAAGCCAGAGAAATTGTTGAGTATGATATCTGGGTATATGTGCTGGGCATCAAACCCAGGGCGGGGCAGGCATTTACCACCACCACCCCCCAGATACCTTTGTGGATAATTCGTGATCCGCCGGGGGATAATAGCTATAGTATCTGGGAACAGAGTAAAACATTTTCACAATCGTTTAGCTTCAGTATGGCACGTGGTTTAGAGTACTCAGAAATGTCAACAGCAAAATTGGGAGTTGATTTTAAAACTGAGATTGGATTTATAGTAAGTACGGAGGTTGATGTTGATGTTACAAACGACATTGGCGTTGGTTATACTACAAGCCTAAGCCAAAACTCCCTGGTGGAAAATCAATATACCTTTTCAACTACAACGAGTTACGCGACAAGCCAGACCCAAAGCGGAGAGGGAGCCGACCTGTTTGTTGGTTCTGCAATCAATATTATTTATGGTATCACCGATGTATTGGCGATTGTTAATGATACCATCAACATCTCACAAGATATCATCCTTGTACCTAATGGCTTTCATACCAGCTATGTTTACTCCCAAAGCCAGATCCTAAATGAAGTAATCCCATCACTTGCGTTGATCGGAGACCAAGAGTCAGTTGACATGTGGGAAGATATCATCTCGCTAAATAATTCCCTAAAAGACAGTGCTACATTTATAAGATCACGCTCTTTCGGTGGAGGAGGTTATACCATAGGAGAATCACAAACCTTCGACATACTGAGTATGACTGAAATTTCTTTCGAGGTGGCTTTGGATCTGAAAGTGACCCAAGCCCTCGGACTTACAGTTAATGGTGCTGGTGGATTGTTTGAACGATATGTTACCACAAGCGTGAAGTATGGCGGCTCCCAGGTAAACACCGGAGCTATTTCAACTACAACGGGATTTTTTTTGCAGGATGAGAATGGGGGGGATCTTTTCACGTTTGATATTAAGGAGGACCCGGTTTATGGCACACCTGTATTCGACCTGATATCTGGTAAGTCATCCTGCCCCTTTGAGCCGGGTACCCAACGACGGCAGGGCTGTGAATTTGACCAGCCCGTTTACCTGAAACAGGAAATCGTAGGGGATACAGCAAATTATGAAGTGGAGCTAAGTGGAACGGGATCAACTGTTGATCAATTTGGATATATACTGTCCGTAATGAGTGAAACAAATCCATACGGCGCAGTGGTAACGATGGATGGTGAGAATCTATCCAACGGCGTAGAAATTTCGCTAACGAATGGCCAAGGCACTCCAAAAATCATCAAATTAGTCAGAGACAACGACTTTGATGTTTACGAACTCACTGGTATTGCCTTGAAACTGGCATCCACATGTGGAGATCCCTCAATTGCAGATACTGCCATCCTCAATGCACATTTTGTTCCGGCATGCACCTATGTAAGCATTGTAGAACCCAACCAAAACTGGGTGGTGAACGGTGATAATACCACC
This window contains:
- a CDS encoding ABC transporter permease; the protein is MLKNFILTSLRSMLRHKGFSFINIAGLAIGLAACIIILLFIVDELSYDKFHKKADRIYRITVHGVFGSNEFNSTYTPAPLAKAMIDDFPEIENITRLMLRPQRSVRVNNDKTFIEDRFFYADSSFFEIFSFTLIAGDPTKVLSEPGNIVLTESTARRYFGDEDPIGKTIVEDNRFNYIVRGIVRDVPGNSHFKFNVLASFTTLPWYANPSWFNQSAQTYIQLKENASLTTISEKLNPFLYNQIGEQLRQFMGITLEEFAESGQSYGYDLQSIRDIHLRSKLDGEYEANGSITYVYLFALIALFILLIACINFMNLSTARSANRAKEVGVRKVLGSNRSHLIRQFLMEAFLYCTLAMIIAMLLIEISLPFFNQIAQKQLSLNIQHECYIILIIPGFIVITSLLAGSYPAFYLSAFHPLQVIKGQLVKGMTKSRFRSLLVLFQYSVSIVLLIATFIIFKQLQFIQNKNMGYEKENVIVVKRVNGLGQGMPVFKNNILQNPDIKNASYSIDLPGDDFSSNSMGVTGRPLDEVNIVMIMYADYDFIETLGMHMEEGYWFRRGYSSDSAAVVINKTAMRRLGINDFEKDRLIRHATPPDEHSVDRIIGVVEDFHFESLHRAIRPMALYLLPEGNWANRLSVRVQQNRVQETILYLEEQWIAMESGQPFEYSLLDSSLEKFYKNDEQTRIIYTIFSILALLVASLGLLGLAAFTTENRTKEIGIRKAHGASVGSIVMMLSKEFTRWVLLANIIAWPVAYLLMDNWLNNFAFRIAIPWWSFIMAGLLALLIAIITVSSIAFKAANANPVEALKYE
- a CDS encoding ABC transporter ATP-binding protein, which codes for MIRTVNLTKIFRTDEIETTALNSVSFEVKQGEFVAIMGPSGCGKSTLLNLLGLLDNPSSGEYYFLDKEVAGFSEKQRANLRKQNIGFVFQNFNLIDELNVFENIELPLIYLGYNGAERRKRVEEVLEQMQISHRKKHFPLQLSGGQQQRVAVCRAVIAKPHLILADEPTGNLDSAHGEEVMNLLSDLNQSGTTIIMVTHSQRDAGYSNRIIRLFDGQIINENIKAVNTAQVVI